The following are from one region of the Pocillopora verrucosa isolate sample1 chromosome 3, ASM3666991v2, whole genome shotgun sequence genome:
- the LOC131794365 gene encoding uncharacterized protein yields MQVSLVQGIAVLCVAFYWWDFSLASKRQGQNREARLTLKPKHGGQLMLSSGRIKLGEVFLSGINGLRGERGEKGAKGEKGSQGEKGDKGDSCSSSCKNIFTSSTSESCDARTEGELRYDKKSSHLFLCSRKQWQQLQTVLRGEISNSPPRKSCLDILFKGEGQGDGMYWINPAGTEPERNAFRAYCDMTTSGGGWTLVAKVTHDYSWVCPDRDGGMCRGSKTNPLNANLFHDIHQRDTVDLSIKSNVDAGVHLNDTIIRMLFVSGRQSVRFTFVGSGNDWTATEDAYAAFNPSKKNSMFVDHEWGQYTLDNVDYTWNIIKHTRKDKTFSGKIICWGNKVKHSYRFYDHGLHVGSPASAHKPCLLDNNENEVMLKSHYATLQGSPLKARWDMAQFGFLGAQFVQVPNKRIAIWVR; encoded by the exons ATGCAAGTCTCGCTAGTACAGGGAATCGCCGTGCTATGTGTCGCCTTTTATTGGTGGGATTTTTCACTGGCATCCAAACGCCAAGG GCAAAACAGAGAAGCAAGGTTAACGCTTAAACCAAAACACGGAGGCCAACTTATGCTATCTTCGGGCAGGATCAAGCTCGGGGAAGTGTTTTTGTCGGGAATCAACGGCCTGCGAGGAGAGAGG GGCGAAAAGGGAGCGAAAGGCGAGAAAGGCAGCCAGGGCGAAAAG GGTGATAAAGGAGACAGCTGCTCCAGTagttgcaaaaacatttttacatcGTCTACATCCGAATCTTGCGATGCTCGAACGGAAGGCGAACTGAGGTACGACAAAAAATCTTCCCATCTCTTCCTCTGCAGCCGGAAACAATGGCAACAACTGCAGACTGTCCTGCGGGGAGAGATTAGCAACTCACCACCAAGAAAGTCCTGTCTCGATATATTGTTCAAAGGTGAGGGTCAGGGTGATGGTATGTACTGGATCAACCCAGCTGGTACAGAACCTGAGCGGAACGCATTTCGTGCGTATTGTGACATGACAACTTCAGGAGGAGGTTGGACCCTTGTTGCCAAGGTCACCCATGATTACAGCTGGGTTTGTCCTGATAGAGATGGTGGTATGTGCCGAGGATCAAAGACGAACCCATTGAATGCCAACCTGTTCCATGATATCCACCAAAGGGACACTGTGGACTTGTCAATCAAAAGTAACGTCGATGCTGGAGTCCATCTGAACGACACGATCATCCGAATGCTTTTCGTTTCTGGTCGTCAATCTGTTCGGTTCACCTTTGTTGGTTCCGGAAATGACTGGACGGCAACAGAAGATGCCTACGCTGCATTCAACCCAAGCAAAAAGAACAGTATGTTTGTGGATCATGAATGGGGTCAGTACACGCTTGACAACGTAGACTACACGTGGAATATCATCAAGCACACTCGCAAGGACAAGACCTTTAGTGGCAAAATTATATGTTGGGGAAACAAGGTGAAGCACTCATACCGCTTCTATGATCATGGCCTGCATGTCGGCTCTCCTGCATCCGCCCATAAGCCCTGCCTGCTCGACAATAATGAAAACGAGGTTATGCTCAAGAGCCACTATGCCACCTTACAAGGCTCTCCACTAAAAGCCCGCTGGGATATGGCTCAGTTTGGGTTCCTTGGGGCACAGTTTGTTCAGGTGCCGAATAAACGCATTGCAATATGGGTACGATGA
- the LOC131794301 gene encoding uncharacterized protein translates to MTSTTCLTALALLTISSTLAALAESDRDINSSEARNDITEPGSTKKKTPKCREDRDCQKGKICHTFLNVCFVMPQEKSRMKLKVEKKPTIPCKSDKDCGKSQSCHALFGCVDNPHIPATVTTAPQIRVPKCKNSTECPDGQYCHDFFNLCLPNLTIFFETTASPPRAGCKSDSDCENQGDFCHNLTRLCLPLPTTAITSLPRKSAYACNSHADCKMTEFCHFLIGMRSRDKSRGFGPNNNLKSALGVCIARALKDVPEDPSPFSSNCSHAADCGKGRCCLKDLGLCVGYRLPGELCVAEDVSFAFSCPCLQGFTCISRRRPMRLRRLERKLKLPKEVVKKLSLQFDKTNEFRVGKCQLISD, encoded by the exons ATGACTTCTACGACTTGTCTCACAGCTCTCGCTCTGTTGACAATCTCTTCCACTTTGGCAGCTTTAGCGGAAAGTGACAGGGATATAAACAGCTCAGAG GCAAGAAATGATATCACGGAACCCGGTTCGACGAAAAAGAAGACCCCAAAATGCAGAGAAGACCGAGATTGTCAAAAAGGCAAGATATGCCAcacatttttaaatgtttgctTTGTTATGCCTCAAGAGAAAAGCAGAATGAAACTGAAGGTGGAAAAAAAGCCAACCATCCCTTGCAAAAGTGACAAAGACTGCGGCAAAAGTCAGTCTTGTCACGCCCTTTTTGGATGTGTGGATAATCCTCATATTCCTGCGACAGTCACGACTGCACCCCAGATAAGGGTACCCAAGTGCAAAAACAGTACTGAGTGCCCTGATGGCCAATATTGCCACGACTTCTTCAACTTGTGCCTACCAAACCTCACAATATTCTTCGAAACAACGGCTTCTCCACCACGTGCTGGTTGCAAAAGTGACTCAGACTGTGAAAACCAGGGAGATTTCTGCCATAACTTGACCAGATTATGCCTGCCACTACCTACAACTGCCATAACCTCCCTTCCTCGAAAAAGTGCATATGCCTGTAATTCCCATGCAGATTGCAAAATGACCGAGTTCTGTCATTTTCTCATCGGAATGCGGAGTCGAGATAAATCCAGAGGCTTTGGACCAAACAATAACTTGAAGTCTGCCCTCGGGGTATGCATTGCCCGAGCTTTAAAGGATGTTCCTGAGGACCCAAGTCCATTCTCTTCAAATTGCAGTCATGCTGCAGATTGCGGAAAGGGAAGGTGTTGCTTAAAGGATTTAGGGTTATGCGTGGGCTACCGCTTGCCTGGAGAGCTTTGTGTTGCAGAG GACGTATCATTCGCCTTTTCCTGCCCATGCCTACAAGGTTTCACCTGCATCAGTAGGAGACGTCCCATGCGACTCAGGAGACTGGAGAGAAAGCTTAAACTGCCCAAAGAAGTAGTGAAGAAGCTGAGCTTACAGtttgataaaacaaatgaatttagGGTTGGCAAATGTCAGCTTATTTCTGATTGA